In the Malus domestica chromosome 16, GDT2T_hap1 genome, one interval contains:
- the LOC103403534 gene encoding peroxidase 29-like translates to MNLRAIVVGISLFVFSIWVEGQGLSYNFYENSCPQVEAIVRAAIQPTFLTDPTSPAAFLRLMFHDCQVQGCDASILVDPNANVVPSEMAAGKNFGIRKRESINILKSMVELQCPQQVSCADILVLAAREAVVVSGGPQIKVALGRRDSPFAPSYKLADSLLPSPTIGVDGMLQLFAKKGMTVEESVAIMGAHTLGVTHCLNILNRLNQADEGGQVQGMTPGFEAFLRLNCPQGSLTSNTSFVLNDPTTLTFDNHYYNNVIGGHGVLRIDAEMVMDPRTAMVVERFAANQDDFFQAFSSAFVKLSNSGVLTGNQGVVRKSCNAID, encoded by the exons ATGAATCTGAGAGCTATAGTTGTAGGAATATCTCTGTTTGTTTTCAGCATTTGGGTTGAAGGGCAAGGCCTTTCTTATAATTTCTATGAGAATTCATGCCCACAAGTTGAAGCCATAGTTAGAGCTGCCATCCAGCCTACTTTTCTCACTGATCCTACTTCTCCTGCTGCTTTTCTGAGGCTCATGTTCCATGATTGCCAAGTTCAG GGCTGTGATGCTTCAATTCTTGTGGATCCGAATGCGAACGTTGTGCCATCAGAGATGGCCGCAGGGAAAAACTTCGGCATCCGAAAGAGGGAGTCGATAAACATTCTTAAATCAATGGTTGAATTACAATGTCCCCAACAGGTATCTTGTGCTGACATTCTTGTGTTGGCGGCTCGAGAAGCTGTGGTTGTGTCAGGAGGGCCACAAATAAAGGTTGCTTTGGGAAGGAGAGATTCCCCTTTTGCTCCAAGCTACAAGCTTGCAGATTCTTTGCTTCCTTCTCCCACTATTGGAGTTGATGGCATGCTTCAATTATTTGCAAAAAAAGGAATGACAGTTGAAGAATCTGTGGCCATCATGG GTGCGCACACGCTAGGAGTCACGCACTGTTTGAACATCCTAAATCGTCTAAACCAAGCAGACGAAGGCGGCCAAGTACAAGGCATGACACCTGGGTTTGAAGCGTTCTTAAGGCTCAACTGTCCACAAGGTTCTTTGACATCAaatacaagctttgttcttaaTGATCCCACAACACTTACATTTGACAACCACTACTACAATAATGTAATTGGAGGCCATGGGGTTCTTAGAATTGATGCTGAAATGGTAATGGACCCGCGCACGGCTATGGTTGTCGAGCGTTTCGCTGCGAATCAGGATGATTTCTTTCAGGCATTTTCTTCTGCCTTTGTCAAGCTCTCCAACTCAGGTGTTTTAACTGGGAATCAAGGCGTTGTTAGAAAGAGTTGCAATGCAATAGACTGA